One window of the Eucalyptus grandis isolate ANBG69807.140 chromosome 6, ASM1654582v1, whole genome shotgun sequence genome contains the following:
- the LOC104449264 gene encoding strigolactone esterase D14 has product MNHNLLDALNVRVVGDGDRILVLAHGFGTDQSAWQRVLPYFLSHYRIILYDLVCAGSVNPGYFNFRRYSTLDGYVDDLLSILDTLCIDRCAYVGHSVSAMIGILAAIRRPHLFTKLVLIGASPRFLNDEDYHCGFEQEQIEQVFTAMQSNYEAWVNGHAPLAVGSDVPTAVREFSRTLFNMRPDISLFVLRTVFNSDLRGVLGLVTVPCCIIQTAHDVLLPASAATYLMNHLGGPTTMEVVDTEGHLPHLTAPGRLAQVLRQVLSG; this is encoded by the exons ATGAACCACAACCTATTGGACGCCCTCAACGTCCGAGTCGTCGGGGACGGCGATCGGATCCTCGTCCTCGCTCATGGCTTCGGGACCGACCAATCCGCGTGGCAGCGTGTCCTGCCCTACTTCCTCTCGCACTATCGCATCATCCTCTATGATCTCGTGTGCGCCGGCAGCGTGAATCCGGGGTACTTCAATTTCCGGCGGTACTCCACGCTTGACGGCTACGTTGATGACTTGCTCTCCATTCTCGACACCCTATGCATTGACCGTTGCGCGTATGTCGGGCACTCAGTGTCGGCAATGATTGGAATCCTAGCCGCCATCCGCCGCCCGCACCTCTTCACCAAGCTTGTCCTCATCGGAGCCTCTCCAAG GTTCTTGAACGATGAAGATTACCATTGCGGGTTCGAGCAAGAGCAGATCGAGCAAGTTTTCACGGCGATGCAGTCGAATTACGAGGCGTGGGTGAACGGTCATGCGCCCTTAGCTGTGGGTTCCGATGTTCCGACCGCTGTCCGCGAGTTCAGCCGGACCTTGTTCAACATGAGGCCCGACATATCCCTCTTCGTGCTGCGCACGGTGTTCAATAGCGACCTAAGGGGTGTGCTGGGCCTCGTGACGGTGCCCTGTTGCATAATTCAGACCGCTCACGATGTTCTGCTGCCGGCGTCAGCGGCGACCTATTTGATGAACCACTTGGGCGGTCCGACCACGATGGAGGTGGTGGACACGGAGGGCCACTTGCCGCATCTCACTGCACCAGGACGATTGGCCCAGGTGCTCCGGCAAGTGCTTTCCGGGTGA